In Populus nigra chromosome 1, ddPopNigr1.1, whole genome shotgun sequence, one genomic interval encodes:
- the LOC133676202 gene encoding uncharacterized protein LOC133676202 yields the protein MCCGGRMCMLCTCLILVVILIGLSFGFGVFKNGFHKLKDHLDVCDPNAIGSFCGGGGKASRPFLGFPAPPPGSF from the coding sequence GTGCATGCTGTGCACATGTTTGATACTAGTGGTGATCTTGATTGGCTTATCGTTCGGTTTTGGagttttcaagaatgggtttCACAAGTTGAAGGATCACCTTGATGTTTGTGATCCTAACGCTATTGGCTCATTTTGCGGCGGCGGCGGCAAGGCTTCAAGGCCTTTCTTGGGTTTCCCAGCCCCCCCTCCTGGCTCTTTCTAG
- the LOC133688289 gene encoding protein DNA-DAMAGE INDUCIBLE 1: protein MRITVMTVGEQIISLEVDPHESVENVKALLEVETQVPLQQQQLLYNGREMKNNDKLSALGVKDEDLVMMVSNSAAISAPSNNLGLNPDGSAVNPGAFQQHLRSDSNTMAQLFQADPELAQAVLGNDLNKLQELLRQRHRQRSELRRQQEEEFALLEADPFDVEAQKKIEAAIRQKGIDENWAAALEYNPEAFARVIMLYVDMEVNGVPLKAFVDSGAQSTIISKSCAERCGLLRLLDQRYKGIAHGVGQSEILGRIHVAPIKIGNIFYPCSFMVLDAPNMEFLFGLDMLRKHQCIIDLKENVLRMGGGEVSVPFLQEKDIPSRFLDEERYSKEASSSGNPVTSGTTVKKNDPPAGGQSSGVARGGATQGPDFEAKVAKLVELGFGREAVIQALRLFDGNEEQAAGFLFGG from the exons ATGAGAATCACTGTAATGACAGTAGGTGAACAGATCATATCTCTTGAAGTTGACCCTCATGAATCT GTTGAAAACGTGAAAGCTTTACTTGAAGTAGAG ACGCAGGTGCCactccagcagcagcagctgctcTATAATGGGAGGGAGATGAAGAATAATGATAAATTAAGTGCATTGGGTGTTAAGGATGAGGATTTGGTCATGATGGTCTCTAATTCTGCTGCTATTAG TGCCCCCTCCAATAATCTTGGCTTAAATCCTGATGGATCTGCTGTGAACCCTGGAGCTTTCCAGCAGCACCTTCGAAGTGATTCTAATACAATGGCTCAACTATTTCAG GCTGATCCTGAACTTGCCCAAGCTGTTCTTGGAAACGATCTCAACAAACTGCAGGAACTTCTTAGGCAACGCCATCGCCAAAGATCTGAATTACGACGTCAACAAGAAGAGGAATTT GCCCTCCTTGAAGCAGATCCCTTTGACGTAGAGGcacaaaagaaaattgaagctGCCATTCGTCAG AAAGGAATTGACGAGAACTGGGCAGCGGCCTTGGAATACAACCCTGAAGCTTTTGCCAGGGTG ATTATGTTGTATGTTGACATGGAGGTTAATGGTGTCCCTTTAAAG GCATTCGTTGATAGTGGTGCTCAGTCCACGATAATATCAAAAAGCTGTGCCGAGCGATGCGG ATTGTTGAGACTTCTAGATCAACGATACAAAGGCATTGCTCATGGAGTTGGACAATCGGAGATATTGGGTCGTATTCATGTAGCTCCAATCAAG ATTGGGAatatattttatccttgttcCTTCATGGTACTGGATGCTCCTAACATGGAATTCCTCTTTGGGCTTGATATGCTCCGCAAGCACCAG TGTATTATTGATTTAAAGGAGAATGTTTTGAGAATGGGTGGTGGAGAAGTTTCTGTACCATTTCTGCAAG AAAAGGACATTCCTTCTCGTTTTCTTGATGAAGAGAGGTATTCAAAAGAAGCATCCAGCTCTGGAAACCCA GTGACATCAGGAACAACAGTGAAGAAGAATGATCCACCAGCTGGAGGTCAATCTTCTG GAGTTGCACGCGGTGGCGCGACACag GGACCTGACTTTGAAGCCAAAGTTGCAAAGCTTGTTGAGCTAGGCTTTGGAAGAGAGGCGGTTATACAAGCTCTTAGATTATTTGATGGAAATGAAGAACAGGCTGCTGGATTTCTTTTTGGCGGCTGA
- the LOC133692048 gene encoding uncharacterized protein LOC133692048: MQSSKAPAPMEVEIAPREQKSEGTLPAKPKFEPLKAHEMSDGRVQFRKVSVPSHRYSPLKKAWMEIYTPVYEQMKIDIRMNLKARKVELKTRSDTPDVSNLQKCADFVHAFMLGFDVIDAIALLRLDELYVESFEIKDVKTLRGEHLSRAIGRLSGKGGKTKFAIENATKTRIVIADTKIHILGSFQNIKVARDSLCSLILGSPAGKVYSKLRQVTARLAERF; the protein is encoded by the coding sequence ATGCAGTCCAGCAAAGCCCCTGCACCAATGGAAGTTGAAATAGCTCCACGTGAACAGAAGTCTGAGGGCACTTTGCCTGCAAAGCCAAAGTTTGAGCCTTTGAAAGCTCATGAGATGTCTGATGGTCGAGTTCAGTTTAGAAAAGTCTCGGTCCCATCGCATCGGTATTCGCCCCTTAAAAAAGCATGGATGGAAATCTACACTCCTGTATATGAGCAAATGAAGATTGATATCCGTATGAACCTCAAAGCCAGAAAGGTTGAATTGAAAACTAGATCAGACACACCTGACGTAAGTAACCTACAAAAGTGTGCAGATTTTGTGCATGCTTTCATGTTAGGTTTTGATGTGATAGATGCCATTGCTCTTTTGCGTTTGGATGAGCTCTATGTTGAATCTTTTGAAATTAAGGATGTTAAAACACTACGAGGTGAGCATTTGTCTCGGGCCATTGGGAGATTGTCTGGTAAAGGTGGCAAAACAAAGTTTGCCATTGAAAATGCTACCAAGACAAGGATTGTGATTGCCGACACCAAGATTCACATATTAGGATCTTTTCAAAATATCAAAGTTGCGAGGGATTCTCTTTGCAGCCTCATTTTAGGGTCCCCTGCTGGAAAGGTATACTCAAAACTTAGACAAGTTACGGCTAGATTGGCAGAGagattttaa
- the LOC133684170 gene encoding subtilisin-like protease SBT5.4, with protein sequence MLALFLESFLSIKIEDSMVVHTKNIESYIVYMGESSFSPLSSTGESSFSELDVQHMTKSHFDLLGSCLESKENVQDVMIYSYTKCINGFAANLNEAQVAAMKGNPGVISVFENKERMLHTTHSWEFMGFEANGAPTLSSLQKKANFGEGVIIANLDTGKVPSLKLQGKNFNNVHIGSLPIVILSYIFWLRTITIGVWPESKSFNDEGMGPVPSRWKGTCQAGGGFKCNKKLIGARYFNKGFASASPTPIPTEWNTVRDTEGHGSHTLSTAGGSFVPGASIFGYGNGTAKGGSPKAHVAAYKVCWPSDNGGCFDADILAAFDAAIGDGVDVISMSLGPHQAVEFLQDGMAIGSFNAIKKGIPVVASAGNSGPVAGSVAHGAPWLFTIGASTLDREFSATVTLGNKKFFKGSSVASKGLPAGKFYPLINAAEARLPTAPAADAQLCQNGTLDPKKVAGKIVVCLRGINSRVVKGHEAELAGAVGMILANDEESGSEILSDPHMLPAAHLTFTDGQAVMNYIKSTKNPTASISPVHTDLGVVPNPVMAAFSSRGPSLIEPAILKPDVTAPGVDVIAAFTEALGPSELPFDKRRTPYITMSGTSMSCPHVSGIVGLLRAIHPDWSPAALKSAIMTTAKTISNSKKRILDADGQPATPFAYGAGHVNPNRAADPGLVYDTNEIDYLNFLCAHGYNSTFIMEFSGVPYKCPENASLAEFNYPSITVPDLNGPVTVTRRVKNVGAPGTYTVKATAPPEVSVVVEPSSLEFKRAGEEKIFKVTFKPVVNGMPKDYTFGHLRWSDSNGHHVKSPLVVKHA encoded by the exons ATGTTAGCTTTGTTCCTAGAATCATTCTTATCCATCAAAATTGAGGATTCCATGGTTGTCCACACCAAAAATATAGAA TCTTACATAGTTTACATGGGAGAGTCTTCGTTTTCCCCATTATCATCAACTGGAGAGAGTTCTTTTTCAGAATTAGATGTGCAGCACATGACCAAATCACACTTTGATCTTCTTGGATCATGCTTGGAGAG CAAAGAGAATGTCCAGGATGTGATGATTTACTCTTACACTAAATGTATCAATGGTTTTGCTGCAAACCTCAATGAAGCTCAAGTAGCTGCCATGAAAG GTAATCCGGGAGTGATATCGGTTTTCGAGAACAAGGAAAGAATGTTGCACACAACACATTCATGGGAATTTATGGGATTTGAAGCAAATGGAGCACCTACCCTCAGCTCGCTTCAGAAAAAGGCAAACTTTGGTGAAGGTGTAATCATTGCAAATCTTGATACCGGTAAGGTTCCGTCCTTGAAGCTCCAAGGGAAAAATTTTAACAATGTTCATATTGGTTCTTTGCCAATTGTAATACTCTCTTACATTTTTTGGCTGCGTACTATCACTATAGGTGTATGGCCAGAATCCAAGAGCTTTAATGATGAGGGAATGGGCCCTGTGCCATCAAGATGGAAGGGAACTTGTCAGGCTGGAGGTGGATTTAAGTGCAACAA AAAGCTTATTGGTGCAAGGTACTTCAACAAAGGTTTTGCTTCTGCAAGTCCTACTCCAATCCCTACAGAATGGAATACTGTCCGTGACACCGAGGGCCACGGTTCCCACACCTTATCTACAGCTGGTGGTAGCTTTGTTCCTGGAGCGAGTATTTTTGGTTATGGGAATGGAACTGCTAAAGGTGGATCGCCAAAAGCTCACGTGGCTGCTTACAAAGTATGCTGGCCTTCAGACAATGGTGGATGCTTTGATGCAGATATCTTGGCAGCTTTTGATGCTGCCATAGGTGATGGAGTTGATGTGATCTCAATGTCGTTGGGTCCACATCAAGCTGTAGAATTTTTGCAAGATGGAATGGCCATTGGCTCCTTCAATGCCATCAAGAAAGGCATTCCCGTCGTTGCTTCAGCCGGCAATAGCGGACCAGTTGCTGGGTCCGTGGCTCATGGGGCTCCCTGGTTGTTTACGATTGGTGCTAGTACACTGGATCGTGAGTTTTCAGCCACTGTTACTCTTGGCAACAAGAAGTTTTTCAAG GGATCAAGTGTTGCAAGTAAAGGCTTACCAGCTGGGAAATTCTATCCATTGATCAATGCCGCAGAAGCAAGGCTTCCTACAGCACCAGCTGCAGATGC TCAGCTATGCCAAAATGGAACACTTGATCCCAAGAAGGTTGCAGGGAAAATTGTAGTATGCCTTCGAGGAATAAACAGTAGAGTAGTAAAAGGACATGAGGCTGAGCTTGCTGGTGCCGTTGGGATGATATTGGCAAATGATGAAGAAAGTGGAAGTGAAATTTTGTCCGATCCTCATATGCTCCCTGCTGCCCACCTCACGTTCACTGATGGTCAAGCTGTAATGAACTACATCAAGTCGACCAA AAATCCTACAGCATCAATTAGTCCAGTACATACAGATTTAGGAGTCGTGCCGAATCCTGTGATGGCTGCATTCTCATCAAGGGGACCTAGTTTAATTGAGCCAGCAATACTCAAG CCTGATGTCACTGCACCTGGGGTTGATGTAATCGCTGCTTTCACTGAAGCTCTAGGGCCATCTGAACTACCTTTTGACAAGCGTCGGACACCTTACATCACCATGTCTGGCACTTCAATGTCATGCCCTCATGTTTCCGGCATTGTTGGCCTCCTTAGAGCTATCCATCCAGATTGGAGTCCAGCTGCTCTTAAATCTGCAATCATGACAACAG CAAAAACAATATCTAACTCCAAGAAGAGAATACTCGATGCTGATGGCCAACCCGCGACACCATTTGCATATGGTGCAGGACATGTGAATCCAAATCGTGCAGCAGATCCTGGCCTAGTTTATGACACGAACGAGATTGATTACCTTAACTTCTTATGTGCCCATGGCTATAACAGTACCTTCATAATGGAATTCTCAGGCGTGCCTTATAAATGTCCTGAGAATGCTAGCTTGGCTGAATTCAACTATCCTTCAATTACAGTACCTGATCTCAATGGCCCAGTGACTGTTACACGCCGAGTGAAGAACGTAGGGGCTCCGGGCACATACACAGTCAAAGCTACGGCACCACCTGAGGTTTCAGTGGTTGTTGAACCTTCAAGCTTGGAATTCAAGAGAGCCGGTGAAGAGAAGATTTTCAAGGTTACGTTTAAGCCTGTAGTGAATGGAATGCCGAAAGACTACACATTTGGGCACCTTAGGTGGTCAGATAGCAACGGCCATCATGTCAAGAGTCCTCTTGTGGTGAAGCATGCGTAG
- the LOC133669702 gene encoding uncharacterized protein LOC133669702, whose amino-acid sequence MQSIKTEEKQTPFTLLSSCKAMALSIIFSPLLLSFFLFFSLLQPLTFATQKSYVVYLGSHSHGLEPTQSDIERVTDSHYELLGSFTEGKEKAKEKIFYSYTNNINGFAAVLEEEEASSLAKHPDVVSVFLNKGKKLHTTRSWNFLGLEADGMVPPYSLWKKARYGEDVIIGNLDTGVWPESKSFSDEGMGPVPSKWRGICQHDNKDGVVCNRKLIGTRYFNKGYAAYAGHLNSSFQTARDSEGHGTHTLSTAAGNFVPGADVLGYGNGTAKGGSPHARAAAYKVCWPPINGSNECFDADILAAFDVAISDGVDVLSVSLGGDPAEFADDAIAIGSFHAVAKGITVVASAGNSGPSPGTVSNVAPWLITVGASTMDRAFTIYVALGNRKHLKGASLSEKRLPAEKFYPLISAADAKAADQSEEDALLCKPGALDPKKVKGKILVCLRGENGRVDKGHQALLAGAVGMILANDENSGNEIIADTHVLPAAHVNFTDGEAVFSYLNFTKEPMAFLTNVRTELATKPAPFMASFSSRGPNIIEESILKPDITAPGVSVIAAFTQAIGPSDAEYDKRRTPYNTQSGTSMSCPHVSGIVGLLKTLHPEWSPAAIRSAIMTTATTRDNNGEPILDSTNTKATPFADGAGHVQPNRAADPGLIYDLTVNDFLNFLCNRGNTKKDIKLFSDKPYTCPKSFSLADFNYPSITVTNLNDSVTVTRRVKNVGSPGTYNIHIRAPPGVTVSVAPSILRFQKIGEEKMFKVTFKLAPKAVLTDYVFGMLTWGDGKHFVRSPLVVRQVKAELFAIQRRKEVLQVRETMRLSMFSPLSLSILLLYMFQTQNCAAKKSYIVYMGESSFSPSSLSGEKSFSESSLTTLDVKAMTKSHFDMLGTYLDSKEKVEDQMLYSYTRCINGFAAVLDESQVAALNDNPGVVSIFENKENRMYTTHSWDFLGFEKNGVPSLYSLQKKANFGEDIIIGNLDSGVWPESKSFNDEGMGPVPSKWKGTCDDGGGVTCNNCYTRKLIGARYFNKGFAANNGPVPEEWNTARDDASGHGTHTLSTAGGSYVPGVNVYGVGNGTAKGGAPKARVATYKVCWPSANGGCTDADILAAYDAAISDGVDVISVSLGSDEPIQFYEDGISIGSLHAIKKGIPVIAAGGNNGPSDGSITNGAPWLFTIGASTMDREIFTTVTLGDKKLFKGKTLASKNLPDGKLYPLINGAEAALAEATPRDAQLCLDGTLDPNKVSGKIILCLRGQSPRLPKGYEAERAGAVGMILANDIISGDELYLEAYELPSAHITYADGESVMDYIKATRNPTASISPAITNFGVKPSPAMAKFSSRGPSKIEPAVLKPDITAPGVDVIAAFTEAIGPSRRPFDKRRIPYMVMSGTSMSCPHVSGIVGLLRAIHPDWSPAALKSAIMTTAKTKSNNKKRILDYDGQLATPFMYGAGHVQPNLAADPGLVYDTNVNDYLSFLCAHGYNKTLLNAFSDGPYTCPENFSFADFNYPSITVPDLKGPVTVTRRVKNVGAPGTYTVSIKAPAKVSVVVEPSSLEFKQAGEEQLFKLTLEPIMDGMPKDYEFGHLTWSDGLHRVKSPLVVKHV is encoded by the exons ATGCAGAGTATAAAAACAGAGGAAAAGCAGACACCCTTTACACTTCTCTCTTCGTGTAAAGCAATGGCTCTATCAATTATCTTCTCTCCTTTActtctttcattctttcttttcttctctcttttgcaGCCATTAACTTTTGCCACACAAAAG TCTTATGTAGTTTATTTGGGATCACATTCACATGGCTTGGAGCCTACTCAGTCCGATATCGAGCGTGTCACAGACTCTCATTATGAGTTGCTGGGATCATTCACTGAAGG TAAAGAGAAGGCGAAGGAGAAAATATTTTACTCTTACACTAACAACATAAATGGCTTCGCTGCAGTCCTAGAAGAGGAAGAGGCATCATCTCTTGCCA AACACCCAGATGTGGTGTCAGTTTTCTTGAACAAAGGAAAGAAACTTCATACGACACGGTCATGGAATTTTCTTGGATTAGAGGCAGATGGTATGGTTCCTCCATACTCACTTTGGAAGAAAGCAAGATACGGCGAAGATGTAATCATTGGTAACCTCGACACCG GTGTCTGGCCGGAATCGAAGAGCTTTAGTGATGAAGGAATGGGTCCAGTTCCATCAAAGTGGAGAGGAATCTGTCAGCATGACAACAAAGATGGTGTTGTTTGCAACAG GAAGCTGATTGGAACCAGGTACTTTAACAAGGGTTATGCTGCATATGCTGGCCATCTCAACTCAAGCTTTCAAACTGCACGTGACAGTGAGGGCCATGGAACTCATACCCTATCAACAGCAGCAGGTAATTTTGTTCCAGGAGCTGATGTCCTGGGTTATGGCAATGGAACTGCCAAAGGAGGATCGCCTCACGCCCGTGCAGCAGCTTACAAGGTGTGCTGGCCACCTATAAATGGGAGTAACGAGTGCTTTGATGCAGACATCTTGGCTGCCTTCGATGTTGCCATAAGTGATGGTGTTGACGTGCTCTCAGTTTCCCTGGGTGGGGATCCTGCTGAGTTTGCGGATGATGCAATTGCAATCGGTTCTTTCCATGCTGTTGCAAAAGGCATTACTGTCGTTGCCTCTGCTGGCAATTCAGGACCGAGTCCAGGAACAGTATCGAATGTGGCACCTTGGTTGATAACAGTTGGTGCTAGCACAATGGATCGTGCCTTCACAATCTATGTTGCACTTGGCAACAGGAAGCACCTCaag GGAGCAAGTCTTTCAGAAAAAAGATTGCCTGCTGAAAAATTCTACCCATTGATCAGTGCTGCAGATGCAAAGGCCGCTGATCAGTCTGAAGAAGATGC CCTGCTTTGCAAACCTGGAGCACTTGATCCCAAAAAGGTTAAAGGGAAGATATTGGTATGCCTTCGAGGGGAAAATGGAAGAGTAGACAAGGGACATCAGGCTCTTCTTGCTGGGGCTGTTGGAATGATTTTGGCTAATGATGAAAATTCTGGCAACGAAATTATTGCCGATACTCATGTGCTTCCTGCCGCACACGTCAACTTTACAGATGGTGAAGCTGTCTTTTCCTATCTCAACTTTACCAA GGAACCTATGGCATTTTTAACCAATGTAAGGACAGAATTGGCAACAAAGCCAGCTCCATTTATGGCTTCTTTCTCATCTAGGGGGCCTAATATTATTGAAGAATCAATCCTGAAG CCTGATATCACTGCTCCTGGTGTTAGTGTAATTGCTGCTTTCACTCAAGCAATAGGACCAAGTGATGCAGAATACGATAAGCGTAGGACTCCCTACAACACTCAGTCTGGCACTTCAATGTCATGCCCTCATGTTTCTGGTATTGTTGGCCTTCTTAAAACACTCCACCCAGAGTGGAGTCCTGCTGCTATCAGATCGGCAATAATGACAACTG CAACAACAAGAGATAACAATGGGGAGCCAATATTGGATTCAACCAACACCAAGGCAACTCCATTTGCAGATGGTGCAGGGCATGTGCAGCCGAACCGTGCCGCAGATCCTGGTCTAATTTATGATCTGACTGTTAATGACTTCTTGAACTTCTTATGCAACCGTGGCAATACCAAGAAGGACATCAAATTATTCTCAGATAAACCGTACACTTGTCCAAAATCATTCAGCCTGGCAGACTTCAACTATCCTTCGATCACAGTTACTAATCTCAATGACTCCGTAACAGTCACTCGAAGAGTTAAAAATGTTGGATCTCCTGGCACATACAATATCCATAtcagggcaccaccaggagtgacAGTCTCTGTTGCGCCTTCCATCTTGAGATTCCAGAAAATAGGTGAAGAGAAGATGTTTAAAGTTACATTCAAACTAGCACCAAAAGCCGTGCTTACAGATTATGTGTTTGGGATGTTGACATGGGGAGATGGTAAGCACTTTGTCAGGAGTCCTCTGGTGGTGAGGCA GGTAAAAGCAGAGCTTTTTGCGATTCAACGCCGAAAGGAAGTTCTGCAAGTAAGAGAAACAATGAGGCTCTCAATGTTCTCTCCTTTGTCTCTTTCTATTCTCCTCCTTTATATGTTTCAGACTCAGAATTGTGCTGCCAAAAAG TCTTACATAGTTTACATGGGAGAATCTTCATTTTCCCCATCATCATTATCAGGAGAGAAATCATTTTCCGAGTCATCGTTGACAACATTAGATGTTAAAGCAATGACAAAATCACACTTTGATATGCTTGGAACATACTTGGACAG CAAAGAGAAGGTTGAGGATCAGATGCTCTACTCTTACACTAGATGTATCAATGGTTTTGCTGCAGTTCTCGACGAATCTCAGGTTGCAGCACTTAATG ATAATCCAGGGGTGGTATCGATTTTTGAGAACAAAGAAAACAGAATGTACACAACACATTCATGGGATTTTCTTGGATTTGAGAAAAATGGAGTACCTTCTCTCTACTCGCTTCAGAAGAAGGCAAACTTTGGAGAAGATATAATTATTGGAAATCTTGACAGTG GTGTATGGCCGGAATCTAAGAGCTTTAACGATGAAGGGATGGGTCCTGTGCCATCAAAATGGAAGGGGACTTGTGATGATGGAGGTGGAGTAACTTGTAATAA ttgCTATACCAGAAAGCTTATTGGCGCAAGGTACTTTAACAAAGGTTTTGCTGCTAACAATGGCCCTGTACCAGAAGAGTGGAATACTGCTCGTGACGATGCCTCAGGCCACGGGACCCACACCTTATCAACTGCTGGTGGTAGCTATGTTCCTGGAGTAAATGTTTATGGTGTTGGGAATGGAACTGCTAAGGGTGGAGCGCCAAAAGCTCGTGTAGCTACTTATAAGGTATGCTGGCCTTCCGCTAATGGTGGATGCACTGATGCTGATATCTTGGCTGCCTATGATGCTGCCATTTCTGATGGAGTTGATGTGATCTCCGTTTCACTGGGCTCTGACGAGCCTATACAATTTTATGAAGATGGAATCTCCATTGGCTCCCTCCATGCCATTAAGAAAGGCATTCCAGTGATTGCTGCAGGAGGCAATAATGGACCAAGTGATGGATCCATAACAAATGGGGCTCCCTGGTTGTTCACGATTGGTGCTAGTACAATGGATCGTGAGATTTTTACCACTGTTACGCTTGGCGACAAGAAGCTTTTCAAG GGAAAAACTCTGGCAAGTAAAAACCTGCCGGATGGAAAATTATATCCACTAATAAACGGTGCAGAAGCAGCGCTTGCCGAAGCAACACCTAGAGATGC ACAACTATGCTTAGATGGAACACTTGATCCCAACAAGGTTTCTGGGAAAATCATACTGTGCCTTCGAGGACAAAGCCCGAGACTGCCGAAGGGATACGAGGCTGAGCGTGCTGGCGCTGTTGGGATGATATTAGCTAATGATATTATATCTGGGGACGAACTTTACTTGGAAGCTTATGAGCTCCCGTCTGCCCATATCACTTATGCTGATGGTGAATCTGTCATGGACTACATCAAAGCAACCAG AAATCCTACAGCATCAATTAGCCCTGCAATTACAAATTTTGGAGTAAAGCCAAGTCCAGCAATGGCCAAATTCTCATCAAGGGGACCTAGTAAAATTGAGCCAGCAGTACTTAAG CCTGATATCACCGCACCTGGTGTCGATGTAATTGCTGCTTTCACCGAAGCTATAGGGCCATCTAGAAGACCATTTGACAAGCGCCGGATTCCTTACATGGTAATGTCTGGCACTTCAATGTCCTGCCCTCATGTTTCCGGCATTGTTGGCCTTCTTAGAGCTATCCATCCAGATTGGAGTCCAGCTGCTCTTAAATCTGCAATCATGACAACAG caaaaacaaaatctaacaaCAAGAAGAGAATTCTTGATTATGATGGACAACTTGCAACCCCATTTATGTATGGTGCTGGACATGTGCAGCCAAACTTGGCAGCAGATCCTGGCCTAGTTTACGACACAAACGTGAATGATTACCTAAGCTTCTTGTGTGCCCATGGCTATAACAAGACCTTGCTGAACGCATTCTCAGATGGACCTTATACATGCCCTGAGAATTTTAGTTTCGCTGATTTCAACTACCCTTCAATCACAGTTCCTGATCTTAAAGGCCCAGTAACTGTTACTCGCCGAGTGAAGAACGTAGGGGCTCCAGGAACATACACGGTTAGCATTAAGGCACCAGCCAAGGTTTCAGTAGTTGTTGAACCTTCTAGCTTGGAGTTCAAGCAAGCTGGTGAAGAGCAACTTTTCAAGCTTACTCTTGAGCCTATAATGGACGGCATGCCTAAAGACTACGAATTTGGGCATCTAACATGGTCAGATGGCTTGCACCGTGTCAAGAGTCCTCTTGTAGTGAAGCATGTGTAG